Proteins found in one Crassostrea angulata isolate pt1a10 chromosome 3, ASM2561291v2, whole genome shotgun sequence genomic segment:
- the LOC128177827 gene encoding uncharacterized protein LOC128177827, with protein MFLYFLSILALCTCIITILFLKFTSLKNLNSGNQHQQGNALLSSLEFLRLLKKSKPFPVGNVKSWRILSCNNGNRTWTRKFTTSGGTDFNAIASFIKLPSSAQVVHHTLKDATKTVEWKPGVASAVYRASERSTPRRSSSWMDTSVGVDQVIETVAETVFQENSLIEMYEQVLTRYWFREENGCCWILESNIEKHEHTFYLIQPLEDVDTALLTVLSYSNNTTRSSAVEKMVSDRLCSIKDYFFYRKLKATPFVDLKLPSKHHTYRGFDALSSSDDEDDCNIYHQKFLHLHPEERTAVLQKSESILKLSPSKFSSRQRTFSDNVSIKDLSGSDRSRPRSLTHPHSTNSIHDLHSKDNNNVAKPASNDLVLKEENGALVTENGTKGETLEQLTPSSPVSPQVVDESISDMSDLSESSSQEKEDHRGTDDEKHAREVAKNTTLANQVAAELLALVHRVSNLDLKASAQQQQDSTGGWMFCGFESDVVIIKRQFHNINLSGSYIGKGIIQASPQAVMDAVKNPRTRYTYDDSLKRVDILQHVTDKIKIVYYSNDVLHKFKKYQYDWCVIQSERQDGEKLVLSMESVENDLPVPVGVNRLKILPSGWIIEPVIRDNKTVSLVTYVMQMNYGLCSDGAADKVLIDEMVSKQPLSIAYLRQYLRPPLAKARKISPSRMHHSKKTL; from the exons atgtttttatattttttatccatCCTGGCGTTATGTACTTGTATAATAacgattttgtttttgaaatttacatCTCTGAAGAATTTGAACTCTGGAAATCAACATCAGCAG GGAAATGCATTACTGTCCTCACTTGAGTTCTTGAGGCTACTAAAGAAATCAAAG CCATTTCCTGTTGGTAATGTGAAAAGTTGGAGAATTTTGTCCTGTAACAACGGGAACAGAACATGGACAAGGAAATTCACCACCAGTGGGGGCACAGATTTCAATGCTATCGCAAGCTTTATCAAACTTCCCTCTTCTGCTCAG GTTGTACATCATACTCTAAAAGATGCAACAAAGACAGTGGAGTGGAAACCAGGGGTGGCATCAGCTGTATACAGAGCTTCAGAGAGATCCACCCCTCGTAGATCCTCCTCTTGGATGGACACCAGTGTAGGGGTGGATCAAGTGATAGAAACAGTGGCGGAGACAGTCTTCCAAGAGAATAGTCTCATAGAGATGTATGAGCAAGTTCTAACAAG ATACTGGTTTCGAGAGGAAAATGGATGCTGCTGGATTCTTGaatcaaatattgaaaagcATGAACACACATTTTACCTTATACAGCCATTGGAAG ATGTGGATACAGCATTACTTACCGTACTAAGCTATTCAAACAATACCACCAGGAGTTCAGCAGTAGAAAAAATGGTATCAGACCGTCTGTGTTCAATAAAAGACTACTTCTTCTACAGAAAACTTAAGGCAACCCcgtttgttgatttaaaactgCCAAGCAAGCACCACACTTATCGAGGATTCGATGCCCTGTCTTCCAGTGATGATGAAGATGACTGCAACATCTACCATCAGAAATTTCTCCATCTCCATCCAGAGGAGAGAACAGCTGTCCTTCAAAAATCCGAGTCCATCCTGAAACTTTCTCCCTCCAAGTTTTCTTCCAGACAGCGAACCTTTTCGGACAATGTGAGCATTAAGGACCTTTCCGGAAGTGACCGATCTCGCCCCCGCTCTCTGACACATCCTCACTCAACTAACTCAATACACGACTTACATTCCAAAGACAATAACAATGTTGCCAAACCAGCCTCTAATGATTTGGTGCTAAAAGAAGAGAACGGTGCTTTAGTGACAGAGAATGGTACTAAGGGGGAGACACTGGAACAGCTGACCCCTTCCTCCCCCGTCTCCCCTCAGGTAGTGGATGAGTCCATCAGTGATATGTCTGACTTAAGTGAATCTTCTAGTCAGGAAAAAGAGGACCACCGTGGCACAG ATGATGAAAAACATGCCAGAGAGGTGGCAAAGAACACTACATTGGCCAATCAAGTGGCAGCAGAGTTACTGGCCTTG GTTCACCGAGTGTCAAACCTCGATCTAAAGGCATCAGCTCAGCAACAGCAAGATTCAACCGGAGGATGGAT gTTTTGTGGCTTTGAAAGTGATGTGGTGATCATCAAACGTCAGTTTCATAACATCAATCTATCAGGAAG TTACATAGGAAAGGGCATTATTCAGGCGTCTCCTCAAGCTGTGATGGATGCTGTGAAGAATCCTAGGACAAGATACACATATGATGATAGCTTAAAG agagTAGACATCTTACAACATGTCACAGACAAGATCAAAATAG TATACTACAGCAATGATGTGCTCCATAAGTTTAAGAAGTACCAGTATGACTGGTGTGTGATACAGAGTGAGAGACAAGATGGAGAAAAACTAGTACTGTCAATGGAGTCGGTGGAAAATGACCTTCCTGTGCCTGTTGGGGTCAATAGGTTAAAG atTCTTCCAAGTGGGTGGATTATTGAACCAGTCATTCGAGACAACAAGACAGTTTCATTGGTGACTTATGTCATGCAG ATGAATTATGGGTTGTGTTCTGATGGAGCAGCAGACAAAGTTCTAATTGATGAAATGGTATCCAAGCAACCCCTCAGCATAGCCTACTTACGTCAGTACTTACGCCCGCCCCTGGCTAAGGCACGGAAGATATCTCCTAGCAGAATGCACCACTCCAAGAAAACACTATAG